The Lepidochelys kempii isolate rLepKem1 chromosome 2, rLepKem1.hap2, whole genome shotgun sequence genomic interval TGTCGGAGGTCAGGGCCGCCCAGCCCAATCTAGAGCCTTACATGCAGCCCCTGGGGTTTGAGGGCACCCACACCCCAGTTGGAGAAGAGGCCCATGGAGGCCCTGCAAGcagccagccccggggctgcTTGGCCCAAGGTGGCCTACGTATGGCGGGGCAGCCAGGGGTGGGCTGCAGAGAGGGGGCTGGGTGCGACCTGCTCCAGTGAGCGCCAGGGAGGTGTTCTCCTCCGGCTGTTGGGATGCACCCAGCATAGCTGCCGAGGGCCAAGCTctgggccagtcagcctcactggCGACGCCCTGGCTCAGACACTGCTGCCCGAGCGGATCAGTTGTACCAGCTCGTTGGTGAGGGTGCGGCGCTTGCCCTGCCAGCGGAAGTGGGTGGGGGGCCCGCCGGCGCCCTGGCTGTACTCAAAGCAGGGGCTCAGCTCGAAGGCCAGGGCTGATTTCACCAGCCCCACGCCGCCAGCTTTCTGCGGGGCCGGGTGGTAGACACGCCCGTTCTCAGGGAGCATCACTAGTTTCTCCGGCTCGAAGCCGACCGCCAGCCTGTCTCCGCCACCGCAGTAGGAGAGCAGCTCCTCGCCCGCCTGGCCCCGCAGCAGGTGGGTGAAGACGATGGGGCGGTCGTCGCAGCGCACGAAGTTGTGCTCTCGGCCGCAGGGGGAGAGGTAGGGGAAGGCGTCCTGGTAGCGCCCACTCCGGTTCAGCTGCAGTTGTTTGAAGAAGAAGGCGAGGAACTTCTTAtctgggaagcagagagaaaccacGGGGGGTTCAGAGGCCGGTGAACTAGATCGATGTGCACTGCAATGCTGAAGCCTGTTTTACCCAACACGCCTCCCCCCGGCAGCGAGCACCTTCATTAGAAGCCCCATATGCCAGGCCAGCGAAAGGCACGTTCCCTGAGGGGGCTCGGGAACCTCGGCACGGGACTCACTCTGGGCTGCAACTCACGCCAAACCCAACTCAAAGCGCACGCTGAGGAGGACGGAGGCCCCCAGGCCTCGCATGGGCCTGTTGACTGATCTGCTCTTGGAGATGCCCTGTTCTGATTCAGGGAGCAGCCTCCTCCCCATTGCCTGTTATTCCAATGCAGGTACAGGCCTTTAAACAATGTCTCCCTTGGAAATGAGCAAAGCTGCACCTGGTCCCTTCCACCTCCAGAGCTCTGCCAGGCTAATCAGGAGGCTGGAAATATCACTCCTGATTAATTCCGGTCTCTAAAAGGCCCCCGCATTCATCTCTCTGCTGACTGCACGCCGCGCATCTCCAGGTGTCTTCTGACAGGCTGCTCTGGGCTGTATGGGGCTAAGGAATCAGCCCTTTCTGTTACTGGCCACCTACAGCTCTCTGGACACTCTGCTTCCAGCCTTGCATAGTCGGCATGATCTTTAGAACCAAGGGGGCCCCGTCAGACCTCTTTCCCCGGGTGGCTTGAACCTCCTGGGGGCACTCTCAAGTTGCACCAGAGCACTACAGAGGCCAGCCTAGCACTGACAGCTCCTCTCTTGCCAGACTCCCACTTATCCCCCTAAGTGGGCAAAGCAGGAAAGTGAAACACACAAGATCTGGCTAGTTTCATGGCTTTGCTCTGTGGCCAGGAagcaggaaagagagagggaCAGGAGACCCTGTTCTTTGCTCCTCCATTTCCTTCTTTCACCCCCCTCCCTGAATCCCTCTGATGGCTCCCCTTTCTTCACCATATGAAATCCAAACTCCTTGGCTCTGGCTTTCAGCGTTGTCTCctcctcagcccctccccaccccgtctccccttcttctcccctctTAGGGTGACCCGACTTCCCGATGCTAGGGGCTTTGTCTTTTATATGCAACTATGCCGCCCCGCCCCTCCAAAACagggtcctgatttttcacacttgccttCTAGTCACCCTACCCACTTCTCCAGGTCTCAAGGGCCCATTTAGCCATTCCTTCCAGAGGACCTTTGTCTGTCCTCCTGTCCCACTGCCTTTGCATGGAACATCCTTCCCGAGCTCCTCTGCAGGGCCATGTCCCCTCTGCATGCCAGTCTTTGGGCCTACAGAAACTAACTGGCTGCTTATGGGAAGGCTGGGGCTGCCTGGGGAGAACCTAGCCAGCTCACGAAAAACCCCCAGTGTTAACTTGAGTGACCAAGGCCACCCTGATCACATCCCTCGCATGTTGTGCCCCTCAGCTCACGTCTTCTCCAATGGAGGTTCTTTGGGGTGGGGCCCTTTTGTCTTTGGAAAGCGCCTTGCACATGGTGAGCGCCACAGAAAATGAGCCACGCATTCATTACCAGACGAGAGGGCACCAGCGTAGCCCTCCCGGCAGAGCCCTGCTCCATTtgtcacagtctctctctcattTGCTTTTAAATCTATTGCCAAGATCTCACATATTCTTGAAAACCGACACAAATGATTATTTGAAAACGGGAAGCCCCATCGGTCAGTGCATGTGGGGTTGGAAATATATTAAAAGCGTGAGAGAGAAGAGTTCTCGAGGGTGGTCCCAGGGGTATAAGAGAAGACGTATGATCCAATCGTTATTTAGGGAATGTATtacaatagcagccagaggcctGGACTGGACTCAAGTTGGGTTTGGGGCTGAACATATGATACATGAAGACAGTCACTTCCtcaaggaatttacaatctaaaaaggCAAGTGACGcacagaggggaggagagaggactaTAGAGGtctatgcccagctctgccactgagatgctgcgtgaccttgggaaAAGTCTCTTAATGGCTCTCTGGCTCAGTTAACCAACAGGGGCAAGGACACTGACCGACATTACAGGACTTCAGTTGTGTGTGTGCAgagagggctttggctggggcaGAGCAATGAAACTCAGAGAATTACAACAGCTAAAAGCAAGGGGTTGACACTGATCTGTCTAGGTTCTTCAGTACTACTGGGACAAAGGCCAGTCATGAGAGTGCCTTACAAACAGCCATTTATGTACCCTCGCCTCCTGCCCCCGTCAGGTAGGGAAGTGCAGTTACCTCCATTTTACCAATGGGGGACTgacacacagagagactaagggactTGTCCAGTGACAGAGCCGCATGCCTTAGCCACCAGACCCTCCTCCCTGACGTGCCGAACAAAAGAGCTTCCTCACAGCAAGGCCTGTTGAACCGTGGAGCAGTTGCCCAAAGGAAGGAGTTTGGGACTGGGCAAAGTGCTGGTGAATGGACAGGGACTGATCTTGCACTGGTCCCTGGGGAATGGGCTAAAGGAAACCTAACAGGATGCCTGAATCCTAGGATGAGATGCAATCACCCTGTTTTCCACAGAGGTAGAAGTCACTTGCTGAAACCTACGTGCTGACTACAATGCTTCCCAAGAACTCCAGCCAGATTCCCATCTCAACTTCCACCCCAGACATCTAGAGTCACTCCAGAGATCTACACCAGCACAACCAAGCTCCGACTGTAGCTCAGGGAAGTGTGTGCACAAAGGAGGGGTGACAGCAAGTCACACTGGCAGGCTGGGGGACTCTCCTTTGGCGGAGGACTCTAGCTGGTCATAGGGAAGCAGCTGAGTTTGGCCAGGGAACATTTGCCCATTACACACCCCACCACCCACACAGCTGCCAGGCTGTTCCCATAATGAAGCCCGATGCCAGCGCTGGCCAGCTTTGTCGCTCACGGATCTTTCAAGGGGCACAAGCTCACGAGAAAAAACAAGGAGTTGTTGAGGCATCTtgtgggtcactacaaaaactaatttccccctgctgagactcacaccttcttgtcaactgtttgaaatgggccaccttgtttacatgggcctcgttagcactacaaaagtgatttccaccccttcttctcaactgttgagaatagcccacttccaccttaattgaattggctcgttagcactcaCCCCCCCCCTTGGTAAGGCAAtgcccatcttttcatatgctgtgtatttatacctccctactgtattttccacttcatgcatctgatgaagtgggttttagcccacgaaagcttatgcccaaatacagttgttggtctctaaggtgccacaaggactcgttgttgtttttgctgatacagactaacacggctacccctctgaaagcTCACGAGATGCGTTTTCAGGTTAGCTTTATGTAACAAAGATAATGAAGTCACAGCTGCCTGTTTGCCAAGTGAATTGTGTCCTAGAGCAATCAGGCAATTCACAAATCACCTTTAAAATACTATTTAGCAGCAATGCTGCCTCTGCACCTACTGGGCCAGCTAGAGCTGCTGAGAGCTTATGGAAAACCTGCAGCTCAGGGAGAAGTCATTTGGCAAAAGCAAATTACTTCCCAGTATTTATTAGTTTAGACCCTGCTGTGTGGATCCTTTTTTGTTCGCTAATGGTGTCTTTTATTCCTTTGTTTCTCCTCGCCTCCTTTATCAAGCAATGGCACAGCTTTCTTCCAGAACGGTGCCAGGAAGGGGGTGGACATATTGTGGCTGATTGTTCACCCAAAATACAGCGAGGGGAAGCCAACAGTAGCCGCTCGCCCTCTACTGCCTCTTTCAATCCGGGCCGTAGAGAGAGTGAAACAGGCAGAAGGCTCAGAAGGTTTAACAGGTAGGGGAGAAGTGAACAGAAGTTGTGACTGGCAAGAGCGGAATCCCTCTGGTTGCGCAAATGAAATAAATGTGCAACAGGTACTGCGCTGTCTTTGCCAGGGAATTTGCTGCTGGAGAAAAACTAAATTGCAAACACTAACTGGGATGGACCGAAATGGAGCTGGAGCTCAAAGATGGTGCCAGGACTAGAGGGAAGTCCCAGATGCCGGGTAGTAAGAGGCCTAGCTGTGCCTGCAGCCAAGAGACCCTGGGCTTTGGTCGCAGTGGGACAGACCTATTCGCTCCCCCAATCTCCGTCTTGACCTGAGCAGAAGGCAGCCCAGATGAAGATtcagcattgcatgctgggacctgtagtctctGCAGCCGCAGAGACATATTTAAAGTTGTGGGGGGCTGCAGTTTGCTCTGTTCTGCGGGGCAAGGTTTGGGACTCATGACTCCTCGTTTCCCCCGCCCCAAACCCTAATTGTT includes:
- the C2H8orf82 gene encoding UPF0598 protein C8orf82 homolog, with protein sequence MRLLRGGLRFLLRPAGPAAYTQGQSPSPRAREYFYYVDHQGQLFLDDAKVKNFITCFKDKKFLAFFFKQLQLNRSGRYQDAFPYLSPCGREHNFVRCDDRPIVFTHLLRGQAGEELLSYCGGGDRLAVGFEPEKLVMLPENGRVYHPAPQKAGGVGLVKSALAFELSPCFEYSQGAGGPPTHFRWQGKRRTLTNELVQLIRSGSSV